The window TCCCCGTGGATCAAATTTTGGTGTTTCCATTGGGAATAGAACTCCCAAGGGGAAAGAGGAATTCCGTAAATACCACGCAGCAGCGATCGATGTACCTGGTTAGTCTTTGTTTCCAATTTGACTTTGTTTAACTTAGTTTTGGTTGCATCtgtaaagagaacaatattagTGTCTTACCATGGATGATTCCAGGTTAAATGGACGTTGTTAggttcataataataatactcaTTCTTGAAGGCCGACTTCGTTCCTCTATGAGTCTCTACCAAACTTTATTATATGGTCATATATTAATATCAAAGTCTTAAATCTTAGTATGCATCTTCTGTTCTTTATGAACTTTCAATCTTTAAGTATATACTAGCTCATATTAGGACACTACAATAAGAACTTAGTGATGTCACTCTATTCCATCTGAAATATGAGTCGGTTGTTCATGAAATGTGAAATGGGACTTAAGCCCTATTTTAATGGCTCCTGTAATTTACAATTGATGAATGAGAAACAATGCTTCAAAAATCTACAGGCATTTCCCTGGTCGAGTCTTTGCGAGTTCATCCCAAATAAAGCGAACCCCTTCTTTCTGGGTCTTGGTCAGGAAGATGTAGATAAAACGCCAATAGTTTGATTCTTCTATGGCATAAGCTTTGAAGAAGAGAGTTATCAATCATCAgaaatttgtctttttttctctcttccaaAACGAAACAAAATCCGTCAATAAATGACGAACCCCCTTATATGGATGATTGGACAAGGCTAAGGCAGTAATCTCAACGGAGATTAGGATGAACTTTGACGAATAAAAGACGAATTGGTAGAAATTCAAACCTTCCTACTCTTGCTTACACCTAGACATAATATTTTGAAGGTCTAAAAGCTATAGCCATTGTCTGTCTTAGGTGCTGCTTGGGTTTGTtttgaagttctttttttGCCTGGGACTGGGTTCATGTATGACCttgtttttactttcattCATTCTAATACAATCTGGTTGGCCTTGTTTCTAATTCCATTCATCTTAGTGAAATCTGGTTTTCTCATAACTAATTGTCTAAAACCATTCTTATTCACTTATATGGTCGTATGTCACAATCACAAAAGAAAGCACTTGAAGTGCATTACATGTAGTTCTAATTGAGTAAATGTTAATATGTTGATAACGATACATGCAGGTCCTGAAGTCGATCGATTGGCAGCAATGGCTGGAAAGTATAGGGTGCATTTGGTAATGGGGGTAATAGAGAGAGATGGCTACACACTGTACTGTACTGTTCTATTTTTTGATCCTCAAGGTCGTTACTTGGGTAAGCACAGGAAAGTGATGCCAACTGCATTGGAGCGGATAATCTGGGGATTTGGTGATGGATCAACAATTCCTGTTTTTGAGACTTCAATTGGAAAGATAGGTGCTGCCATTTGTTGGGAAAACAGAATGCCACTCCTAAGAACAGCTATGTATGCCAAAGGTTAGTTATTCTTCGCTTGAACTAATAAAATCCCTGACCTTCCCATTTTAAATCCAATTCCATTCATTTCGTTAGACTGTAAAGTGCTCATTAACTAAAttagatgaaaattttcatttaacaGAAGATTTTCATATGGTTAAAGCTCTACTGCTACCTTAACGTTCAAAATTTTTACTTGAAAGTTGTGTAACTTCCGTCCACatgttccttttcttttgctcgACCTGTCGATCACTAGAAACTGACTTATATTTGTGGTCCTGTTTGTAGgcattgaaatatattgtgCACCTACTGCTGATTCTCGGGATACATGGCAAGCATCTATGACCCACATTGCTTTGGAGGgtggttgttttgttttgtcaGCCAACCAGTTCTGCCGAAGAAAAGACTACCCACCTCCACCAGATTATGTTTTTTCTGGCACAGAAGAGGAACTCAGCCCAGATTCTGTTGTTTGTGCTGGGGGTAGTGTCATCATATCGCCATCAGGTACAATCCTAGCTGGACCCAATTACGATGGAGAGGCACTTATTTCAGCAGATCTAGGTATGTCATCACGTCCTTCTACTTATAGTCATTAGAGCTTTAGTTATGTACTACGTTTAGtggtttatatataaaaaaaatgtttaatcttTAGGAAACCTACTATTTCATTGAAGCCACTTTTTGGGGATTCTTTCTCCTAGATGATCTAATACTCCTGACAGTCGAGTAGTATGAAAACCATCATTCTAAGCTCTTATTCTATGCTTAGCTCTTTTTTAGTTACAATACGAGTGAATgtataacagcccaaacccaccgcaagcagatattgtcctctttgggctttccctttcaggcttcctctcaaagtttttaaacgcgtctgctagggagaggttttcacacccttataaaaaatatttcgttcccctctccaatcgatgtgggatctcaaaatccaccatccttcggggcccagagtcctcgctggcactcgttcccttctccaatcgatgttggaccctcgttctcctctccaaccgatgtgggatctaacagAATGGCCTGTCTTCCCTAGTACAAATTGATTTCCCAACCAAGTGGGTAAGTTATGATGAACCAACCAACCATTTTAAGATAGGGATGGCCTATATGTCTCTTGCTAACTAACAAGTTCCTTGGAGAATGGAGTGATAATCCGAGGTAGGTTTGTTGAACCTTCCATGCCTTGGCtgtgaaaattttccatctttGTGTGAGACAAGGTTGAACTTGAGATTCCTAAGGTAAGTCTCTTAATTAGGTTGAAGGGTTTTCCTTCACTTACTAAGGTTCCCTTCTATTTTTTCCACAACCACAGTCCAAATAATGAACGTTAGATCACCTTCAAAGGGAACTCCTAATATTTGATAGGTCAAGAAGCAATAAAGCTAAGAGAGAGTTATCGGATTTTTTAACCTCTTAAGAACGGTCACTAATGCCAGCTTCTAAACTTGAATAAGAGATTGGTCTTCAAGCCAAACATTGAATAAAGGATTGAATAAAGGATTAAAGACGCACAATCAAATCTCCCAAGCAGAAGCACTAGTATCATCTGCAAATGAAATTTAGAGAGATTGTCGAGGATTGTTGGGTGTGAGTCCTACATTGTCTAATTTAGAGGATGGTCATGAGTTTTTAAGCaagaaatacatcttcataggaatgaggccttttggagaagcccaaagcaaagccacgagagcttatgctcaaagtagacaatatcataccattgtggagagtcgttattTCTAACAAGATGAACTATGTTCCCATTTCAAATGATGTTAGGATTAGCCACGTGGATACTAATAGTCCCAATATTTACCAAAGATTCTACAATGTGCTATTCTATAAAGGGGAGCTACCCATTTAAACAAGCAACCATAATGTGTGCTATGGtacaatatgatattattgatCCATCCCAACTCGTAACAAGTTAAactttttgatttttgattgTTATGGAAAGTTTTTGCAATGACTtgcatttatatataatttggatGAATAACTGAAACAGATCTTGGAGATATAGCACGGGCGAAATTTGATTTCGACGTGGTTGGTCATTATGCAAGGCCTGAAGTGCTTAGCTTGGTTGTGAGGGACCATCCTACAACCCCAGTTACTTTCACATCTGCATCTACAAAAACCGAAGATTCTTGTAAAAAGTAGTAAGTTTATTGTCGAAGCTTCAATTTAGTTCCATTAATTGTTGTAATCTACATGTGTTGTCTATGTTTTACTGTTTCCTCATGCGTTCAGTGTTGTATTATATTCATCCTAATCATTCAGAACTGTGAATATTTCTGAATTTATATCAGCGGTggattttaatatcattttttccttcatttctaGCCTAGTTTGATTCATGATACTGTATTTAGGTGGATCAAGATATTGGTATATTGATGTTAGTGTCTAGAGAGATGAATAGAAACTTGGCTGAAGATTATTATGATGGGAAAGGGCAAAGATCATCTGAATCACCCAAACTAATATGGATTGGTCTAGTGGTCGAAAATGTTATTGCTCAGAGAAAACCTACCTTAGGATACATAGGCAACTAAATGTAGTAGGGATAGAGTTATATTATGAGACTAGTTGAGATGCGTACAAGCTGAGTTGGACACTCGTGGATGtctaaagtaaaataataatattgtctTGATTTAGTTCAATCATTCTCAACTATGAAACCAAAACTGGTTCGACTTATAATCAAATTGATATGGGTTGGTCTCAAAATAATAGCATTACTTATGCTCTGAGTTGGGTTCGGGAATTATTTGTGAGATTATTGGGTAAAATGTACTAGTAAGGAGTGAAGTTATGGTTTACTTCGCCATTTTCTTACTATTTACACTTTTAGTGTAGTTTATTTAATTGCTCGATGTTTTGAactttaataattgaaaatgcaTTGGTTGATTATAGCATTTTATAATAGGCTTCCATTGCATTTTGGTGCTCCCTCCATTGAACATAGATATAGTGAGAAAATCGATAAGCGAAATAGAAGTTTGTTTTAATATAATCGTAAAAGATTTAACTTAATCATAATGAGAGTGGTAGAcaataatagttttaaaatataactaaCTAACTAGTTCCCCTTCACGATGATAGCAAAACTCAAAACAAATTCGACATAATTTGACTATCATCCAACTTagtctttttaattataataattattatacttTATACTCCTGAAATAGTCAACTAAATCTCAATATCATTGGAGTTACCgtcacatttttaaattttgaaaagataacgattcaaaattttgacatttaaaacgtaataaattttagtataGCCGAGTGAATATGATCCAATTTCGAGGTTGGAATGATAAAAAGGcgaagaaaatgataattattcaaacactAAACACTAGTTGATAACTTAATAAAGTAATAAACATGAAGAATAAAAACTGAAATTACATTTCCTTTAATAAcaattattacatttttcacTTTTGAAAATAGTCTTCGGTCCTCCCCTTGAACCCTATTTGTCCAAATGTCAGCGTAATGAACAGACCCAAGTGCCACGTAATCAGCCACAGCCTGAGTTTCacaatatttttgttctaaatatatatatcatttttattaataatccAATTTAATCTATACTATTTACGTTGAGGTTAGATTTGATTCATGAATTctcttcaaaattattgttaattttaaaaaaaaaaaaatttgatctaaataattatatatatatatatattatttaattttataatttttgctTATTTATTATCCCactagttttaaaaataatagtttaatatttttgaaataactctccaaaatatatattaaaattgagttaaaatagaggtatttttaataaataaccaAAAGTCAAAccaaaagctaaaaaaaattatgataaattgagtttattatttaataaaatttattttagttgaaataaaacaattaagtTAGTCTAAAATAGGTTTGGACAAATACcctaatttttagttttaaattatttaaaataatattttaaactattaattttaaaattctgcGAAAAAGAAATTGGCGGTAAATTATATATGTTACCAGAACTGAGAAGTGAGCGCCGGTGGAGACGGGAAATGCGCAAGCTCTGTTCCAATGCTCTCAAAGAAGAGCCCCGTCAAGCTCTTCCCGTCGATCACCGGGATACTCGACGGCGCAATCCATCCGATGAGTCCAAATCCGATCACATTCAGATCTCTCCTCAGCCAATCTCTCTGAAAGCTTTCAAACCACGAAACCGTACAACAAAATCGTCAATCTCCAAATCGAATCCCAAACCGATCAACTCATATACTATCTCTCACTCTAATCTTACTTACCAGGTGATCCTTCCGCCGAATGAACGCGCCACGCCGAACGGATTCCTCGCGACGACGGGAGGCTTGACGAACTCTGCGAAGACGAGAAAAAACGCCAAAATCAATTAAAGAGGAGAGGAAGGGGAAAATAGTTGCAAGTGGAAGTCGGTTACCGGAGACGAGACGGGGAGATCTGGAGGAAGGAGAGGAGAGGGAGGAGCTCCCGAGGCCGACGACGGAGGAGGAGGTAGCGAAGGCGGACGCCATTTTTGGGAGGGATGGTGCGGATTAGGGTTTGGGATTGGTATGTAGTGGAAGTGAGGGAGGGGTTTTGTTGGGGAGGAGATTTGGGGAAGCGCTGTTGATTCGATTGCTGTGGATATTTGGATGTATTTTTGATGAATCAGGCTTTGACACGTCGGATTTATTTGGATAAAGTGGGCCCATCAAACATTTGTGGTGTGGTGTGGTGTGGTGTGGTGTGGTGGTGGGAGCttagatttttcatttcaattatattttatttatatttctctaataattatatatatcaaaattagTACATGAAACTCTatcgagatatatatatatatatatatacatagatatatatatatcaactaCTTGATACCTTGCTATTACGAGTCGTGCCGTAACAAACCATACCGTGTAGGGTAGATACGTTGTTAGGTGCTCCGTTTTATTTTCCCATTGAGGCCGAACCTAAACCTGTGCTCGATAGATAGCTGTCCATATACTGATAAGGAATGTTTGGATTTTAGAGAAGAGAGCAGCCGAGGTGGTCCCCCCGGACCGCCCGAATTCCACGAGTGAATAGAAAGTTGGATCTACATTAGATCTCACTTGAATCGACCTATCTATTCTCCTGAGGAGAAGTTTAGTTTCAAACCTCGATTCAAACAgaatatacatacatacatatatatatatagacataCGTACGTATATGTGGAAAATTATGTTGTAATCTTTAgtaatgtttaaatttttagaaatgatttttttttttatgatatattattaaatttattagaatgtTTTGACTTTAAAGAGATTATATTGGAATATGGAAATtatcgattaaaaaaaatttaaatgtagtttttttaaaatataatatgagAAAATTGTTCATTGGTGCCGTGAACACGTTAATTTCTACCCATTGTACAATGATGTTAGGGTATATTAGGGATCGACTTGTTATTTCATTAACATATAACTAGGAATATCGAATGATTAAGTAAATCGATGAGTTGTAATTAATTGTCATGTATATGAGTAACCCGTTGCATCGTCTTTTTTAAGGTTGTGGAagataaaattagttttaatataaagtagGTAAATTATATAAGCGAATTATtagtatatattataatagatatatcaataatattcttaatataaaatatatttgaaaagaccctgatgttttttttatacaaaaacatttcttttagtttataaatgatgtcataaacttaatattaaaaataaaataattaaatcaaactaaacaacatttaataaatgaaaaataaacaaattaagaaaattaggaaataaataatgtcCTATACTAACTTAAGACTAAtaagcaaaataaaaaaatagctATCCTAGTACCGATTTTATGGTCTCTAACGTGACATCGTTGTCATCCGTATAGGAGCACTTTGTCTTTACCTTAAATTTAAGAGTAGCACATGGTttgagaatttaaataaatactaaacatggtttgagaattttaataaatatatgattccACGtcatgaaatgcaaacacaagTAACATGAGGACCTATTCTTTTATCGTAACATATCATGGGTTTAGGTAGTTTTCGCATTCAGGCAATGTTAAATGCGTAATACTTCTCTATACATGACACACGCGTGTGAGTATAGGTCCACCAAGGCAGGCTTGCACACTCCCTGGGCCTAACTTGTCGTATCAAACACTTGCTAACTGACTCTTTGTTTCACTATGGAAAGGTctcctatacaatgagtttgtacaAAACTAAATCCCGAAATCCTTAATGTCTCCTTGTAAATCTgtaaattgagaaaattgaTCTTTCATGAAATGATCATGTGACTCGATATTAAtcttgagtgagttatgagCTCGACTCTCGATCAACCATGGAGCTTCACCCCACCCTTTTGTGGACTAGAATTGAATTAGTTTATGATAGATTCATAAACAAATGGCTCGTTAAAGAATCAGAGCACCTTTTCACTCGTATTCACTAGTATTCCTGGTAGCAAAAACTTCAAGAAGCATTTAAACCTATTTTCCATACCTGAAGAAGCAAAATATCACTTCCAAGGGCAATATGATCATGAACTAAAAAGTacaactaatttaaaattgttctcCCTACCGAAACCGATCGAACCTGAAACTTCGATTGCATCGAGTCTTGCTCGGTTGCCCCAAACTAAGCCAACATGCTACAACGTGATTTGGTTAGTCACAGTTTAAATTAACTAGGCAGATTGAGGTATCATGACAATTCTTCACCATTCCATGTTTGTGAAAGTCTCCCAACATCAGTAGACGATGCCCAACAGCAGCTGCTTATGCTTATGCTTCATAGCTCATAGCCAGACTAAACACCGAAATGAGTTCATATTCTAAACATCTGTTCAATCTAGGAACTCCCAGGAGATCAAAACTTCCCCCAAGTAACTGAATGGATTTGTATCGCAGTTACTCATCAGCCCATGCTGATGGTCCACCCATTCCGATTTCAACTACTGGGGATATTTGTAACCTTGTAGCTCTGTCTGGCTTTTTAGATTCCTTTCTATTAGCTGCAAATGATACCAAGTTGGACTTTAAATTCATGTCCTCTGCTGCTTTCTCATCAACCTTTCTAAGACCAGCATCCATGTCTTCAACACCATCTCCTCCGAAAAGCTGTTCGAATGGCACTTCAGTATCGTCGACAACATCAACCTGCTTTTCCCCTTCCttctttgctttcttcttctgcttttCGATCTTGGGTGAAGATGGCTCCTTGTtgctttttaactttttctgcTTCGAAGTCTTCTTATCCTCAGCAATATCATTTGTACCGTGATTTCTCTTATTGTCGAGAGATGgagcttctttctcctccctgGTGACCTTGTCCATCTTGCGTTTTTTCAGCTCCGATTTCGATTTCTTTTCCATATCATCATGAGAATGATCAACTTCGCCATCACTGCCTTCATCAGACAGCATTTTGGCATTCCTTTTCAGTTTTCcatcctttttctctttttgtagCTCTAGCTTCTTGATTGAAGTGTCATCATCTTTATCACTCCCGTTATCCTTCTCATTCTTTATGTATTTATCAATTGGTCTAGCATTCAATACACGCAAGCCTGGAAGCAGTCGACGAATCTGTAGTTTCACTTGTCAGAAACGTATTTTTCGATGAAcagatttatttaaaatgggTAGCCAAAGTAAGTGTTGCTCAACGGTAATTACATGTATTCCCTCCATTGAGGTCGGAGgttcaaattaagaaaaaaaaagtagaggTAGAAGATTTATAGAGAGAATGGGGACGGACCTTTTTATCTAACTTAGCACTTTCTGCAATAGGATTCCCTTGAAGATTAAGATTTCTCAGATTACCTAATGAACTCAATACCTAGAATAGTACAAACAGTGATTCATGAAAAAGAGGATAAAATGGAGACAATATTAAGGAAAAATGTTAGGATTTATCTTACCTTCACATCTGACCATCttattatgatattatttcCCAAATCCAAATTCAACAATTTCTTGTTATGAGCCAAATCCTTGGG is drawn from Cucurbita pepo subsp. pepo cultivar mu-cu-16 unplaced genomic scaffold, ASM280686v2 Cp4.1_scaffold000154, whole genome shotgun sequence and contains these coding sequences:
- the LOC111784090 gene encoding leucine-rich repeat-containing protein 9, with translation MTRLDSEQVLNDNSTQDPLAIGTLKLNHKALSDVNDLSVFKNLEKLDLTFNKLTSLEGLKSCTNLKWLSVVQNKLESLKGIEGLSKLTVLNAGKNKLQSMDEIRPLVGLCALILNDNEISSICKLDQMKNLNTLVLSRNPIHSIGDSLFKVKSMKKLSFSNCKLQSIDSSLKSCIELKELRLAHNEIKMLPKDLAHNKKLLNLDLGNNIIIRWSDVKVLSSLGNLRNLNLQGNPIAESAKLDKKIRRLLPGLRVLNARPIDKYIKNEKDNGSDKDDDTSIKKLELQKEKKDGKLKRNAKMLSDEGSDGEVDHSHDDMEKKSKSELKKRKMDKVTREEKEAPSLDNKRNHGTNDIAEDKKTSKQKKLKSNKEPSSPKIEKQKKKAKKEGEKQVDVVDDTEVPFEQLFGGDGVEDMDAGLRKVDEKAAEDMNLKSNLVSFAANRKESKKPDRATRLQISPVVEIGMGGPSAWADE
- the LOC111784096 gene encoding photosystem I subunit O, with the protein product MASAFATSSSVVGLGSSSLSSPSSRSPRLVSEFVKPPVVARNPFGVARSFGGRITCFQRDWLRRDLNVIGFGLIGWIAPSSIPVIDGKSLTGLFFESIGTELAHFPSPPALTSQFWLWLITWHLGLFITLTFGQIGFKGRTEDYFQK
- the LOC111784116 gene encoding bifunctional nitrilase/nitrile hydratase NIT4A is translated as MALVPTTAATDTQLIAEVDMGSDVSVPTVRATVVQASTIFYDTPATLDKAERLLAEAAGFGSQLVVFPEAFVGGYPRGSNFGVSIGNRTPKGKEEFRKYHAAAIDVPGPEVDRLAAMAGKYRVHLVMGVIERDGYTLYCTVLFFDPQGRYLGKHRKVMPTALERIIWGFGDGSTIPVFETSIGKIGAAICWENRMPLLRTAMYAKGIEIYCAPTADSRDTWQASMTHIALEGGCFVLSANQFCRRKDYPPPPDYVFSGTEEELSPDSVVCAGGSVIISPSGTILAGPNYDGEALISADLDLGDIARAKFDFDVVGHYARPEVLSLVVRDHPTTPVTFTSASTKTEDSCKK